The Acidobacteriota bacterium DNA segment TAGCCTTCCACGCTCAACTGCCCGCCGGAGACGTCGGCGTGCGCCACCTCGATACCCAGTACGGCCTGCAGGTCTTCTTCGTTGGCCACCACCACGTCCACCAACGGCATCAGCGGCCGCATGGTCTGCTGGGCCTCGTGCTCGGACCAGAGCTTTCTCCGGTAGTTGAGGTCGACGCTCACCCGAACCCCGGCGCGCTTGGCCGCCTCGAGAGCCTCCCGTGTGCACTCGGCCGCCGACCGGCTGATGGCCGGGGTGATGCCGGTGCAGTGGAACCAGTCGGCGCCCGTGAACACCTCGGCCCACGGCACGGTACCCGGCTGGATCTCGCTGATCGCCGAGAGGCTCCGGTCGTACAGGACTGTCGACGGGCGCTGGCTTGCGCCGGTTTCTGCGAAGTAGATCCCCAGCCGCGAGCCGCCGCGCTGCACGTGCCCGGTTCTGACGCCTTCGCCACGCAATGCGCGGACGACGGCATCTCCGATCGGGTTGTCCGGGACTCGCGTGACGTAGTGGCTCTCGCAGCCGAAGTGCGCAAGGCTGACCGCCACGTTCGCCTCGCCGCCGCCGAACGTGGCCTGGAAGACTGGGGACTGGAACAGGCGCTCGAACCCGGGAGGGCTCAGTCGCAGCATGATCTCGCCGAAACACACGGTCTTCCCCATGGATTCCTATGCCTCCGTCGCCTGGAGATTGCGGGCCGCCCGCACGGCTTCAACGAAGTGACGCGCTGACGCCGTGATGTCGTCGTAACGGCGCTCGGCGACGGCCTTCTTGTCCACGAGCGCGGTCCCGACACCGATGGCCACCGCTCCGGCCCGGATCCAGTCGCCGGCGTTCTCCCGCGTCACGCCGCCGGTCGGCATCAGCCGCACCTGCGGCAGCGGCCCGCGAACGTCCTTGAAGAACCCGGGGCCAAGCGCGGTCGCCGGAAACACCTTGACGATGTCCGCGCCTGCCTCCCACGCTGAGAGGATCTCGGTCGGCGTGAAGCAGCCCGGCATCACGGCGGTGTCGTAGCGGTGGCACATCTCAATCACGTCCCGCCTGAACACGGGGCCGACGACGAAACGGGCACCCGCAAGGATGACCTGCCGCGCCGTCTCGGCATCGAGTACCGTGCCGGCGCCCACGAGCACGCCAGCCGGCAGCCCCGCCGAGAGTTCTTCGATGAGCGCCACGGCCCGGGGCACGGTCATCGTCACTTCGAGCGCCCGGACCCCGCCGGCCAGGAGCGCTTCGGCCACCGCCCTCAGTTGGCTGGCGTCGGTGAGGCGAATGACGGCAACCACGCCCGAGGCCTCGATGTCGCGGACGACGTCGGTCCGGCTGGAACTCGTGTTCATCGCAGCAGTCCCATCACTCCATAGATGACGAGGACGAGGGAAAACAGCACCGTGATGCCGAGCACCACGTTGCGGCCTGTGTTCGCCTTGAACGCGCCCAGCTGTTTCTGGTTAACGAAGTACATGATGACCAGCACGGCGACGGGCGCGAGAATGAGGTTGCCCACCATCGCGAGAATGGCCTTGAGCAGCGCGGGAAGTGACCAGAACGGCGCGATGAGCGCTGGCACCGCAATCCAAATCGCGAACACCTTCCTGAACAACGTGTTGTCCGCGGAGAAGCGCCAGTCTTTCTTCGCCATGTCCATGCAGAAGTAGGTCATCGTCAACGAGACGGAGATCAGCGTGGTGAACGCGGCCGCCACGAGGCCGATCGAGAAGAACCGCGGCGCCAGAAACCGCAGCGCGCCGGGAAACGCCGGCCCGAGTACCTGACCCGCCACGGGGATGCTCTCGATCTGCGAGTAATGGCTGACGCCGAGGTAGGCCGGCCCGGCACCCGTGTACACCGCGTGCAGGGCGGTGGCCCCCGCGACGATGACGACCACCGAGAACAATCCCCAGATGACTCCGAGGTTCTGAACCGTCTTCCAGAACGCTTGTCGGACATCGGCCGACGAGTAGCCGGCGTTCTTCGCGAGATAGCCGTAGGCCAGGAAGACGGAGGGCGGGAGCGCCTGACCCGCAATCCCCATGATTTGCCTGAATCCATCCCGCACCTGATCGGTGCCCACCACCGGCACCGGAGCGGGAACCTGTGGTACCAGCCCGCGGGCGAGCGCCGGCCACGTCTGCCAGTCGAGCAGCCCCTTGATCGCCACAACGATGAAGGAGACGAGGATGACCAGCAACAGCCCGGTCATGATCTTCTCAACGCGCTTGTAACCGCCGAGCACCGCCGCCGCGAGGGTCGCCGCGGTCATGACCGCCGTGACGATGAAGGCCGCCGAACTGCCGCCCGCCGGGGGCAGCATGCCGAACGCGCCATACACGCCCTCGAGCATCGCGGACGACTGGCTCATGTTGACGATCACGTTCACGAGCACGGTCGGTACGAGAATGCCCCACGCGAGCCAGGCACCGATGTCGCCCCGGATCATCGTGAACATGCCGCGGCCGCCGGAGAACACGGCGACGCGAGACGCCGAGTCCAGCGTGAAGATGACCATCGGGATCACGTAGAGCGCGACCCACAGGAGATCGAATCCGAACCAGGCGCCTGCCAGCAGCCGCGTCGCCACGGCCCCGGCCCCGATCATCCCCGCTGCTGTGAGAGCCGCGGGGCCGACCAGTTTCGCGAACACGCTGGCGCCGGGAATTCGACGGAGGATCCCGCCCTCAGCTGGTGTGCCGTTCATGGCGTCCTCGTCACTCCTCTGTTCCCCTTCGCGCCTTGGCTGAGGCTGTCCCGCGTCACCGCGCCAGCCAGCCTCCGTCCACTACGAGCACGTGCCCCGTGACGTAATCCGAGGCCGCCGATGCCAGGAAGACGACAGGTCCCCCCAAGTCGTCCGGCGTGCCCCACCGCCCCGCCGGAATCCGCTCGAGGATCTGTCGCGAGCGCACTTCGTTGTCTCTGAGCGGCGCCGTGTTGTCGGTGGCCATGTAGCCCGGGGCGATGGCGTTGACCGAAATGCGATGAGGTGCCCACTCGTTGGCGAGGGCCTTGGTGAGCTGGGCGACGCCTCCCTTGGCGGCGGCGTAGCTCGGCACGGTCATCCCTCCCTGGAAGGACAGGGGCGAGGCGATAGGCACGATCTTGCCACCCTCGCCGCGCTCGATCATGTGCGCGCCGACAGCGCGCGACAGGCGGAACACGCTGGTGAGGTTCACCTCGATGACGGCATCCCAGTCCTCGTCGCCGTGCGTGGCAGCTGGCTCGCGCCGGATGATGCCGGCGTTGCACACGAGGATGTCGATGCGCCCCAGCGCAGCGATGGTGTCCGCGACGAGGCGATCCGCGGCGGCACGGTCGGCGAGATCCGCGGCGATGCACGCGGTGCGAGTCCCGAGCGCCTTCAGGTGAGCTGCGGTCTTGAGCGGCGCCTCACGATCGTGAAGCGCGACATCGGCGCCCGCGGCTGCGAGCGCACTGGCCATCCCCGCCCCCAGCCCCCGGGCACAGCCCGTGACGAGCGCCACCTTGCCGTCGAGCCTGAAGAGATCTGTCGCCATGGTCCCTCGCGGCACAGCCTACGTGGCTGGCAGAAAGTCCTCCCGGATGGGCGAGAAGATGTCGATGAGCACCACTTCTTCATCGAGCATCGTCGCGCCGTGCCGGATCTCCGACGGAAATCGCAGCACGTCGCCGGCAGTCGCAGCCCGCTGCTCGCCCTCGACGGTGAAGACGACGCGTCCGCGCTCCACCATCGTGATCTGCTCGTGAGGATGCGTGTGCACGGGTGTGACGACGTGCGGATCGAACCGCAGCCGGCAGACCATCAGCCGATCACCCCAGACCATCTGGCGATCGATGCCATCGGCGATGTGTTCGGCTGGGATGGCGCTCCACTCTCGGTGCTGGAACTCGAGGACTGGTGCCTTCGCGTTCATGTGCGCTCCGATCGCCCCTTGTCGAGGCCGGATCCCAGGGCGCCGTACTCTGGTTGCACGTTCACGACGCCGTACTGGCGGTCCACGTCTTCGCGATGAGCCGCCATCATCCACAGAAAGTTGATCGAACCCCCGGGGGCGGCCACGTTCGGGTGATAGCCCTTCGGCATCAACACCACATCGCCTTCGCGCACCACCGCAGCGAGTTCGGGCTCTCGGGCGTTGGTGTAGACCAGTTGCACGCCGAACGACGGGGCAGGCATGTCGATGTAGAGGTAGGCCTCTTCGAGTATGGCCGCGTGCTCGTGCGGCGGCCAGGACGTCCAGTTGCCGGGCTTGCTGAACGTGACACCCGCCATGATCCGTCCCGCCTGAACGTTCTTGCCGATGAGCACGTTCACCTCGCGCTTCGCCGCGTCGCCGCCCGTATCGAAATGCAGACCCGGGTCCAGTCTGACGTCGCTGAAGCGGACGATCTGCACGGGATGATGCGTCGAGACCGGCGCGGCGACTTCAGCGAGGTCGCACCCGTGCGCTCCGGCGGCTACCTCTACCGCGCTATCTCTGGGCACGTAGATGGCGTCGTACAAGTCGATGGCGTGCTCGGCTCCATCCACCGTCACCGCGCCGCTGCCGCGCAGGCAGATCAGGCCGGTTTCCCTGTCGTCGGTCTCGAAGCGCACGAGCGGGTCACCACCGTCGAGGATGATGCGGCCATAGTGCAGGTAGCGAGAGGCGGTCGTGCCCGGTTTCACGGCAATCGTGCGTCCTTGTCGGGACGCCGTGTTGCGGACGATGCAAGTGGATGGTGCGATGGTCTCAGACCTCATGCCTCCTCCGATGCCCGCGGTCACGCCACCACCGGCGCGGCAAACGCTGGCGCAGTCACGAGTGCGGCCGCTCCCTGCAGCCGTGGATATTCGGTGGCCGCAACGGGCCGAATCTCGGTGGCGGCGGCGGCCGGCGTCAGCACCCGCTCCGCCAGCGCCGCCCGCACGGATCCTTCGATGAGATCCCACGCCAGCGTGATTTCACCGCCGACATGCACGCAGGCGGGATCGAGGGCATTGATGACCGAGGCGAGCCCGAGTCCCAGGTAGCGGGCGGTGGCCTCGATCGCCGCGATGGCCTTCGCATCGCCGCCGCGGGCGCGCACGATGAGGTCTTCCACAGTGAAGTGGCGGTGCGCCGCGTCCTGCGGGCCCTCGTGGGCGGGCCGGCCAAAATAGCGCGCGAGCGTCGCGCGGTTCGAGATATAGGCTTCCCAGCACCCGTTCGAACCGCACGAACATCTCGGCCCGTCGAGCGAGAGCGCGACATGGCCGAACTCACCAGCGATGTTGTGACGACCTCGCAGGAGCTCTCCGTTCATGATCACGCCGACGCCGACCCCATCGGACACGCTCACGAAGACCACGTCACCGTCTGAGGCGCCTGCCCCGCCAAGGGCCCACATTTGCGCCAGCGCGCACGCCCGTCCGGAGTTCTCGATCTGGACGCGCAGGCCGGTGGCGGCCGCGAGGGGTTCCCGCAGGTCGACGTTGCGCCATCCCAGCGTCGGTGCATGAAGGACGCGCATCGTCACGTGCTCGACCATGCCAGGGACCACCACGCCGATGCCTTCGCAGGTGCCGGCCTCTGCGTGGTCAGCCAGCAGGCGCTTGATGCGCGAGGCCAGTGTGGAGACGACCTGCTTCGGGTCACGCGCGGTGGGAAAGGAGGTGACGCCCGTGAGGGGCTTGCCGAGCAGGTCGGCCAGCATCACAAAGGTCTCGCTGGCCCGGATGTCGGCAGCCACAACCGTGCGCCGCCTCGCATTGATGTAGAGGAACTTCGGCTTGCGGCCGCGGACGGCCTCGCCCGTGGCACCCTCGTACACGAGTTTGTTGGCGATCAGGTCGTTGACGATGAGCGTGACCGCGCCCCGGCTGACGCTCATCAGACGGGCCACGTCGGCCCGGGAGATGGGTTGGTGCGAACGGATCAGATTCAGCACGATCCGGCGGTTGATCTCGCGGCTCGTGCCCCGCGTGGCCACCGAGAAACGGGACGGGTTGATTCGGCGCATTCGTCAGATTCTCGACCTAGCGTTGTGAAACATGGCTCCGGAACATCTCCATCCGAACGCTATGACGTCAACGGACGGGAATATTTGTTCATTAGACAGACAAACTATATGCATCTAGAATTATTCGTCAAGACTTTTTTCATCGCGTCGATCCAGCCCGATTTTCGAGGCGTGAGCGTTCCTGGCGGGCGGCGCGTCAGGCAGGGTGCGGGAGTCCGGAGGCACGCTGGCACAATTGGCCAATAACATCAGTAATTTAGGCCACATCATCGTGCCGCGCGCCCGCTCTTGCCGTCTGCCGCCAGGGCCATTCTTGCGTGAGGCCGACTGCCGCCAGTCACTCGTGCCGGCAGAACAGGCGTCCGATTCTGCCCCATTTGTTGCGTTTGCAAACAAAGTCGGATGGGCGGTCCTCCGCCCGGCCCCTTCGATCGGGGTGCGAAGCGATCCCGCCGACGCCAGTCTGGCCTTCACGCGCGTCCGGGCGCTGTGGGATAGCTTGAAGACCGGATTCGCTGACAGGAAACGCACGGCGTGAGACAATGGGAGAGACCTAGACGTTCTGGCATCGACAAACGCCCCGGGACGGCGGGAGATCGTGTTCATGTGACGGTCTCGCGTGACGTTTTCGAGCAGTCCATTGGCGAGCGTCTAGACGGGACGCCAGCAGAAGGCCAGGACGAGGGATAGAACCCGCGCACCTTGGCTATGGGCCGGCTCGGCGGTCCAAAGGACGGCGAGGCCCGAGCGGCACAGCTCTCTACCAGGCGCCGGATCGAGATTGCTAACAACGCAGGAGCTCCCAGATGGTAACCCGTGAACGTGTCCAGTCGGTGCTCGACCGCATTCGCCCCCTCATCCAGAGCGACGGTGGCGATATTGAACTGGTGGATGTCGCCGACAACCGGGCGAAAGTCCGGCTGACAGGCAACTGCGTCGGCTGCCCCAGTGCGCAGATGACGCTATATTTCGGCGTCGAGGCCACGCTCAAGGACGAGATTCCGGAACTCGAGGAACTGCTCGTGGTGTGATGGCGCCGCCGGCCGTCTGCGGATCGGCACGCCGCACCAGATCGAATCCGGGCACGGTATCCCCCGGCGGGTAGATCCCGTAGGGGCACGGCATGCCGTGCCCGATGCGTGCAATCAGCAGCCCGCCCAGTCACCGCACAGCAGTTCCGCCTGCTCCAGCACGGTTCGGGTCGCCTTCTCCTGTTGGTCGGGCGGGTAACCGTACTTTCGGAGGATGCGCTTGACCACCACCCGCAGGTGCGCCCGCACAGTCTCGCGAATCGTCCAGTCAATCGTGACGTTGCTGCGGACCGTAGTCACCAGCTCACGGGCGATGGTCGTCAGTGTCGGCTCGCCGAGCACCTTGACTGCGCTGTCGTTGGTCTCCAGAGCGTCGTAGAAAGCCAGTTCGTCCTCAGACAAACCCAGCGCCTCGCCTCGCGCGCTCGCATCGCGCATCTGCCTGGCCAGCGCAATCAACTCCTCGATCACCTGCGCGGTCTCGATCGCCCGATTCTGGTACTTGCGCACCGCCTGTGCCAGCAAGTCAGCGAATGAGCGTGCCTGGACAACATTGCGCCGCGACCGCACCTTGATTTCGCCGGTCAGGAGCTTCCGCAGCAATTCGACGGCCAGGTTCCGTTGGGGCATCCCGCGGACTTCAGCGAGGAAGGTTTCCGAGAGAATTGAGATGTCTGGCTTCTTGAGCCCGGCGGCCGCGAAGATGTCCACCACTTCGTCGGACGCCACCGCCTTCGAGATGATCTGCCGGATCGCCTGTTCGAGTTCTTCGTCTGTCTTCCGCTCGCCCGGCGTGTTCTTGGCCAGCACCGCGCGCACGGCCTGAAAGAACCCCACGTCGTCTCGGATTCTCATTGCCTCTGCGTGGGGCACCGCGAGCGCGAATGCCTGGGACAGCTCTGTGACGGATCGCAGGAGCCGATTCTTGCCGTCCTCCTGCGCGAGGATGTGTTCCTGGGCGGCGGGCAGCACCGAGAGGCGAGCCTGCGGCGTTCCCGTCGCCCACACCGACCAGGCGAAGCCATGGAACAGGCCGCAACAGACTTCGTACTTCTCCAGCATCACCGCCACCGCCTCGGCTTGGTCGAGAGCGGTTTCGCCCGTGCCTCCACTCTCCGTGTACGTCGCGAGCGCCTGCTTCAGCTCGTCGGCGAGGCCGAGGTAGTCGACAACCAATCCGCCGGGCTTGTCCTTGAAGACGCGGTTGACGCGGGCGATTGTCTGCATGAGACCGTGCCCGCGCATTGGCTTGTCCACGTACATCGTGTGCAGGCTCGGAGCGTCGAAGCCCGTGAGCCACATGTCGCGCACGATGACGATCCTGAACGGGTCGTTTGGGTCGCGAAAACGGTTCGCCAGTTCCTCGCGCCGCAGCTTGTTGCGGATGTGCGACTGCCACTCCAGAGGGTCTGACGCCGAGCCCGTCATGACGACCTTCAGCGCGCCCCGCTCGTCATCTTCGTGGTGCCAGCCGGGCCGAAGCGCCGCGATCTCGCGGTAGAGCTCGACGGCGATACGGCGGCTCATGCAGACCACCATGGCCTTGCCGTCCATCGCAGCGAGACGGTTCTCGAAATGTTCGACGAGGTCGCGGGCGATGAGTCTGATCCGGTTCTCCGATCCGACGACGGCCTCGAGTTGCGCCCATCGGCTCTTCAGCTTCTCTTTGCGTTCGACCTCTTCGCCTTCGGTGGCCTCCTCGAACTCGGGATCGATCTTCGGGCGTTCGGACTCCTTCAACTCGATCCTGGCGAGCCGGCTCTCGTAGTAGATCGGGACGGTGGCCCCATCCGTGACGGCCCGCTGGATGTCGTAGACGCTGATGTAGTCGCCGAAGACGGCGCGCGTGTTCGCGTCGGTCTTCTCGATGGGCGTCCCGGTGAATCCAATGAAGGAGGCATTCGGCAGGGCGTCGCGCATGTGCCGTGCGAATCCGTCGATGAAGTCGTACTGGCTGCGATGCGCCTCGTCTGCGATGACGACGATGTTGCGACGGGTTGAAAGTACGCCGTGTGGAGCTGTTCGTTGTAGATCTGCCGAAGGCGCGCCGCCCTTCTCTTCGGAGAAGAACTTCTGGATGGTGGTGAAGACCACTCCCCCGGACGCGACCGACAGCTTCTGGCGAAGGTCAGCACGGTTGGCGGCCTGCACGGGCGGCTGGCGCAGCAGGTCGTGACAACGCGCAAACGTGCCGAAGAGCTGATCGTCAAGGTCGTTTCGGTCGGTCAGCACCACGATCGTGGGGTTTGCCATCGCGGGGTGCAGGATCACGCGGCCCGCGTAGAACGCCATCGTCAGGCTCTTGCCCGACCCTTGGGTGTGCCATACGACGCCAACCCGCTGATCACCAGCATCACCGCCTGGCCGTCGGCTGCTCCAGTACTCGCCTTTGTCTCGGAGGTCGCCGGCTGCCGAGCGAGGAACGGCCGCGCGCAGCGTTTCCTCGACGGCGACGTTGACGGCGTGAAA contains these protein-coding regions:
- a CDS encoding NifU family protein, translated to MVTRERVQSVLDRIRPLIQSDGGDIELVDVADNRAKVRLTGNCVGCPSAQMTLYFGVEATLKDEIPELEELLVV
- a CDS encoding ROK family protein; translated protein: MRRINPSRFSVATRGTSREINRRIVLNLIRSHQPISRADVARLMSVSRGAVTLIVNDLIANKLVYEGATGEAVRGRKPKFLYINARRRTVVAADIRASETFVMLADLLGKPLTGVTSFPTARDPKQVVSTLASRIKRLLADHAEAGTCEGIGVVVPGMVEHVTMRVLHAPTLGWRNVDLREPLAAATGLRVQIENSGRACALAQMWALGGAGASDGDVVFVSVSDGVGVGVIMNGELLRGRHNIAGEFGHVALSLDGPRCSCGSNGCWEAYISNRATLARYFGRPAHEGPQDAAHRHFTVEDLIVRARGGDAKAIAAIEATARYLGLGLASVINALDPACVHVGGEITLAWDLIEGSVRAALAERVLTPAAAATEIRPVAATEYPRLQGAAALVTAPAFAAPVVA
- a CDS encoding cupin domain-containing protein translates to MNAKAPVLEFQHREWSAIPAEHIADGIDRQMVWGDRLMVCRLRFDPHVVTPVHTHPHEQITMVERGRVVFTVEGEQRAATAGDVLRFPSEIRHGATMLDEEVVLIDIFSPIREDFLPAT
- a CDS encoding divalent metal cation transporter gives rise to the protein MNGTPAEGGILRRIPGASVFAKLVGPAALTAAGMIGAGAVATRLLAGAWFGFDLLWVALYVIPMVIFTLDSASRVAVFSGGRGMFTMIRGDIGAWLAWGILVPTVLVNVIVNMSQSSAMLEGVYGAFGMLPPAGGSSAAFIVTAVMTAATLAAAVLGGYKRVEKIMTGLLLVILVSFIVVAIKGLLDWQTWPALARGLVPQVPAPVPVVGTDQVRDGFRQIMGIAGQALPPSVFLAYGYLAKNAGYSSADVRQAFWKTVQNLGVIWGLFSVVVIVAGATALHAVYTGAGPAYLGVSHYSQIESIPVAGQVLGPAFPGALRFLAPRFFSIGLVAAAFTTLISVSLTMTYFCMDMAKKDWRFSADNTLFRKVFAIWIAVPALIAPFWSLPALLKAILAMVGNLILAPVAVLVIMYFVNQKQLGAFKANTGRNVVLGITVLFSLVLVIYGVMGLLR
- the eda gene encoding bifunctional 4-hydroxy-2-oxoglutarate aldolase/2-dehydro-3-deoxy-phosphogluconate aldolase, encoding MNTSSSRTDVVRDIEASGVVAVIRLTDASQLRAVAEALLAGGVRALEVTMTVPRAVALIEELSAGLPAGVLVGAGTVLDAETARQVILAGARFVVGPVFRRDVIEMCHRYDTAVMPGCFTPTEILSAWEAGADIVKVFPATALGPGFFKDVRGPLPQVRLMPTGGVTRENAGDWIRAGAVAIGVGTALVDKKAVAERRYDDITASARHFVEAVRAARNLQATEA
- a CDS encoding type I restriction endonuclease subunit R is translated as MKNFTESVVEDAALAWLEGLGYTVLHGPEIAVGMPGAERGDPNYRDVVLERRLREALVSLNPKLPAEALEDAFRKLTRTDAPSLVERNRAVHRMLVDGVTVEYRRPDGAIAGAQATILDFDEPDNNDWLAINQFTVAEGQHTRRPDVVLFVNGLPLAVVELKNPADETATIWSAYHQIQTYQAQIPALFATNAALVVSDGVQARIGTLGAGQEWFKPWRTVTGHEDAAAHLPELEVVLGGVFEKSRFLSLVRHFIVFEDAGSGKLTKKIAGYHQFHAVNVAVEETLRAAVPRSAAGDLRDKGEYWSSRRPGGDAGDQRVGVVWHTQGSGKSLTMAFYAGRVILHPAMANPTIVVLTDRNDLDDQLFGTFARCHDLLRQPPVQAANRADLRQKLSVASGGVVFTTIQKFFSEEKGGAPSADLQRTAPHGVLSTRRNIVVIADEAHRSQYDFIDGFARHMRDALPNASFIGFTGTPIEKTDANTRAVFGDYISVYDIQRAVTDGATVPIYYESRLARIELKESERPKIDPEFEEATEGEEVERKEKLKSRWAQLEAVVGSENRIRLIARDLVEHFENRLAAMDGKAMVVCMSRRIAVELYREIAALRPGWHHEDDERGALKVVMTGSASDPLEWQSHIRNKLRREELANRFRDPNDPFRIVIVRDMWLTGFDAPSLHTMYVDKPMRGHGLMQTIARVNRVFKDKPGGLVVDYLGLADELKQALATYTESGGTGETALDQAEAVAVMLEKYEVCCGLFHGFAWSVWATGTPQARLSVLPAAQEHILAQEDGKNRLLRSVTELSQAFALAVPHAEAMRIRDDVGFFQAVRAVLAKNTPGERKTDEELEQAIRQIISKAVASDEVVDIFAAAGLKKPDISILSETFLAEVRGMPQRNLAVELLRKLLTGEIKVRSRRNVVQARSFADLLAQAVRKYQNRAIETAQVIEELIALARQMRDASARGEALGLSEDELAFYDALETNDSAVKVLGEPTLTTIARELVTTVRSNVTIDWTIRETVRAHLRVVVKRILRKYGYPPDQQEKATRTVLEQAELLCGDWAGC
- the kduD gene encoding 2-dehydro-3-deoxy-D-gluconate 5-dehydrogenase KduD gives rise to the protein MATDLFRLDGKVALVTGCARGLGAGMASALAAAGADVALHDREAPLKTAAHLKALGTRTACIAADLADRAAADRLVADTIAALGRIDILVCNAGIIRREPAATHGDEDWDAVIEVNLTSVFRLSRAVGAHMIERGEGGKIVPIASPLSFQGGMTVPSYAAAKGGVAQLTKALANEWAPHRISVNAIAPGYMATDNTAPLRDNEVRSRQILERIPAGRWGTPDDLGGPVVFLASAASDYVTGHVLVVDGGWLAR
- a CDS encoding 5-deoxy-glucuronate isomerase, translated to MRSETIAPSTCIVRNTASRQGRTIAVKPGTTASRYLHYGRIILDGGDPLVRFETDDRETGLICLRGSGAVTVDGAEHAIDLYDAIYVPRDSAVEVAAGAHGCDLAEVAAPVSTHHPVQIVRFSDVRLDPGLHFDTGGDAAKREVNVLIGKNVQAGRIMAGVTFSKPGNWTSWPPHEHAAILEEAYLYIDMPAPSFGVQLVYTNAREPELAAVVREGDVVLMPKGYHPNVAAPGGSINFLWMMAAHREDVDRQYGVVNVQPEYGALGSGLDKGRSERT
- a CDS encoding sugar kinase produces the protein MGKTVCFGEIMLRLSPPGFERLFQSPVFQATFGGGEANVAVSLAHFGCESHYVTRVPDNPIGDAVVRALRGEGVRTGHVQRGGSRLGIYFAETGASQRPSTVLYDRSLSAISEIQPGTVPWAEVFTGADWFHCTGITPAISRSAAECTREALEAAKRAGVRVSVDLNYRRKLWSEHEAQQTMRPLMPLVDVVVANEEDLQAVLGIEVAHADVSGGQLSVEGYRTAAGRVATEFGVKKVAVTLRESLSASDNAWSAVLLDSESGSFHQSQRYTIRLVDRIGGGDSFAAGLIYSLLAGRDSGASLRFAVAASALKQTIPGDFNRVSVNEVERLAAGDASGRVQR